CATGAGGTGAATACATCGCTGTTGCACGAAAGGTATCACCGTTATCTGCGAGATAGTTACCTTTTAATAAAAATGTTTCTGCAAGACGCTCTTGGTTTTCCCATGCTCCAATAATGGAATGATAGTAAGGAATTTCAGACTCTTGGCGGTTATATGAAAAAATTAAGCCAGCTTTATCGCTTAATGGTTGATTGATCGTTGCAGAATAGAATTTTTTGGTAAATTTAGGCTGATAATACAAACTAGATGCCTGATTAAAATCTTCCTGAATTTTTTCATCAACATGATATTCAGTCAAACTATCACTCGTTGTACGAAATGAGACTCTTCCAGAAGCTTTTTGCAAATCAGGATCTTTTAACTTTGCATCAACCACACCACCAGTAAAGTCTCCATACTTAGCAGCAATATTGCTATCAAAAACTTCTAGTGACTCGATTAACTCAGAATTAATCCAAAATGATTGTGCTCCACCTGCCGGTAAATCGGTAGGAGAATAACCGTCAGGGTCAGCTGTTAAATCTCCCCCATTAGCACCAGGATTAATGGTGTTATTATTTGATAATCCATCAATCATATAGTTGTTTTGATAAAACTTTTCACCATGAAATGACACATTTTCAGGTTGGATTTCACCTTGGGTGTTGCCGTTATCGGCAGCATTCGCAAACTGAACATTTGGGTTGTTTTTTAATAACTCTGTCACTGAACCATTTCTTGTCGGCATTTTACTAATTTGTTCAGCCGTAATAATTTGGGTTCCCATGGTTTGACTAGTAGGTGTTGAGCGAACAATCAGCGTATCTTCCCCTCCTTTATCAGCATCAGTTTGTGTTGAATTTTTGGTATCAACATCTACTGGAGTAATATCATTTTCCACAGCATAAGCTGCAAATGGAGCAAGTGCGGCCATAGCCAGAACTAAATATGCCTTTCGATACATGAATCATTCAACCTATAGTAGAAATTTGGTCATTAGGTGTTAGTTATCCAGAACAACTCGTCCATCTAACTTAAATACAATATTGACAATCTGATTTTTGACTTCGCCCGTAGTTTGATAACGCCAACGGGCCATATCTTTAACAACTGAATCTGTAAAAACGCCAACAGGAGTTTCTGACACAACACGAATATTGGTCACAGTGCCATTGCTGGTAATATCAAATTGCATGCGAATACGACCTTCCACCCCCAACGAACGTGCACGTGTGGGATAATTTAAACGTCGATTAAGCGCTTTTAATGCAACACTTGTTGTTTTTGATTTTTCTAAAGATTCTGAAGATGATGATTTCTGTTGTTGAGATGAATGACTTGTATTATTTGATACTGAAAAGCTTGCTGCAGTCATAGAAAGGGTTGGTGTGTCTCCCTCATGCTTTGTTAATGACTCTTTCTTTGGGGATGTAGAACTGGGTTCTTCTACTTGCTCATTTAGATTTTTTTGGTTTTTTTCTACAACTTTTAGATTTTCTTTTTTATCCTCAACTTTAGGAATATTTTGATGATGCGAAATTTCTTTTTGAGATATTTCAGAGGTAATAATTTTTGATTCTTGTTTGGCTATTTGAGTTTTTTGTTCTTTAACGTCAACATTATTACTTACTGGTATAGCCGTGGAATTTACCAACGTTCTTAAAAATTTAACTTGAATTGGTGAACCATTATTTGAAGAAGAAGAATTTTGAAAGACAGTTATCTGATTCAAAGAATAGATAATCCACAGTACAAAAAGCACATGTAAGATACAGATTATTACCCAAATACTAAGTGCCTTTTTACTAGAAAGTGTAAAAGCAAAAGATGGTTGGGTGCTTAGTAAACGCAATTTAATCATAAATACAACAACTTAAAGCAACCCTATTTTCAGCTCAAAATTACAAAATTTTAAACAACGGTATAAAACAATAACATTATAAATAAACTAAATCTAAATGAAAATAATTATTATTAAGTTTTATTAAAAGTTGTATATTTAATTTCCTGCTTATCTTCTATCCAAATAAAAAAGATTTAATAAAACTAAAATCAAAAAGTTGCTCTATTTTGAGAGAACTTTGATCTTTATTACTGTTAATATTAAAACGCATGATAGATTTTCCAATCCTTCATATTTCTATAAATCAAGGATGATGAGCGAATATATTTATTATGGAAATCAAACAAATAAAATATTTTTTGACAGTGGTTGAAGCAGGCAGTATCGGTAAAGCTGCCCAAAAACTCGATGTCGGCGCTTCGGCTATTAGTCAGCAAATTAGTAAACTAGAACAGGAGCTAAGCATTCGCTTATTACAGCGGAATGCTTTTGGTGTGACTCCCACCCCAGCAGGCCTCGCGTTTTTAAAACACTCTCAACTTATTTTGCGTCAAGTTAACTTTGCAATAGACGCTGCACATTCAGCACGGCTTTCAGGTCATGTCAGCCTTGGTTTTCCACCAACCATTACTGCTTTAATTGGCATCCCTTTAATGAAACTAATGTCTGAACGCTATCCAGACATTCGTCTAGAAATTGTGGAAACCCTGTCGGGCAACCTGATTCAGTCGATTAATTCGCGTCAGCTTGATATTGCCATTATTTTTACCAATGAAATTGATAAGCAGTGGTCGATACAGCCTTTGGTACGCGAACAAATGTATTTAATGGCACGAAAAGAAGTACTCGAAAAATATGGTCTTGCCGAGTGCATCAAAAGTGGAATTATCCAGTCTCAACAAATTGGTGATATTCCTTTAGTACTACCACGGCAGCGTCATAGCTTAAGAAAACTGCTTGAACACAAGATTGGACAGCTTAATGTCGTCTATGAAATTGATGGTCTACACTTACTCATGGACAGCCTGATTCACCTTGACCTTGCAAGTGTTCGCCCCGGAAGTGCCTGTCTGCAAGAATACAAACATAAGCTTCAATTACTAAAATTGATCGACCCTGAAGTTGAGCGAATCAATTACTTGGTGAGCCTTGCTGAAGAAGAATTGTCACCTGCTGCACTCGCTGCAAAATCGGCAATTAAAGCGTGTGTGAAAGAGTTAATTCAAAATCAAATTTGGCCGTGTTCTGAAATTATTTTATAAAGAGTCATTAATTTTATTAAAGACCTAATTAATTTTGCCCTCTCACTCCCTCCTGCTGTTTGAGATTACATTTTCTTTCGAATGATAAGTGGATTTCTGTTTATCGAATTATAGATGTGTAGTTTGAACTGGAAACAAGGCATCACATTTTCTACGAGAAACACCTTTAAACCTCATCTCTAACCCATTTGCTATTTAGGTTTATTGAATGAGTCGATTTAAAGCCCTCTATTGAAAATCGTGAATGTTTCCATTTTGTCAGGCCAAGGAGGTCTCCAATGGATGTCGTGAATAATCGTAGGGCTACTTTTAAAAAAATATTAAATGTAACGAGTGGCAACTTTTTAGAACAGTACGATTTTTTTCTTTTTGGTTTCTATGCCACTTACATCGCAGCAAAATTTTTCCACTCTGAAAATGAATATGTCTCTTTAATGATGACATTTACCGTGTTTGCTGCAGGCTTTCTTATGCGTCCTCTCGGCGCTATTTTCTTGGGCGCTTATGTCGACAGAGTTGGGCGACGTAAAGGTCTTATTGTGACTTTAAGCCTTATGGCAATCGGAACCATCTTAATTACCTTTGTACCGGGTTATGAGACGATTGGTATTCTTGCCCCAATTTTGGTGGTGATTGGACGTCTATTACAAGGCTTCTCGGCAGGTGTTGAATCTGGCGGTGTATCGATTTATCTCGCTGAAATTGCAACAGATAAAAACCGTGGGTTTATCACAAGCTGGCAATCTGGCAGCCAACAAATTGCGGTGGTATTCGCAGCATTACTTGGCTACTGGCTCAACACCATTTTAACGCATGCTCAAGTGGGTGAATGGGGCTGGCGTATTCCGTTCTTAATTGGTTGTTTGATTATTCCTTTAATCTTCTTGTTCCGCCGCACGTTAGAAGAAACTGAAGACTTTAAAGCACAAAAAACTCATCCATCGACCAAAGAAATTTTCAGCACGCTTGCGAGCAACTGGCGCATCGTACTTGCGGGCATGATGATGAGCGCCATGACCACAACCACTTTCTATTTCATTACGGTTTACACCACGGTGTATGCAAAACGTACTCTAGAAATGTCGGTAACTGATAGCCTTTTAGCGACTGTATTTGTGGGTTTATCGAATTTCTTCTGGTTACCAATGGGTGGCTTACTTTCAGACAAAATTGGTCGTCGTCCAGTTTTAGTCGGCATCACAACCCTTGCCATCTTTACAACGTATCCGGTTTTAAGCTGGTTGGTGAGTGACATTAGCTTTACCAATCTGATTATTACGCTTGCTTACTTCTCGTTCTTCTTTGGTCTGTACAACGGCACCATGGTCGCAACGCTTGCCGAAGTAATGCCAAAACGCGTACGTACAGTTGGCTTCTCTTTAGCATTCAGCCTTGCAGCAGCTATTTTTGGTGGCATGACTCCAATTGCATGTACATATCTAGTTGAACACACAGGTAACGCAAGTACACCAGCATTCTGGCTGATGTTAGCAGCGGTATGTAGCCTCATCTCAAGCTTATATTTATGTCGTGGTTCTAAGCAGAAGAATGCAGACCCAATTGCTGAACCTGCGAAGGTTAGCGCTTAAAACAACAACTTAACCTGAAATTTTAATGAACAGTACGGCGCATGTTGCAGCCGTACTGTGCTCTCCTATCATTAAAGCGAGATACTATGAAAAAGTCCCCTATCTTCATGACCATTTGTCTAGCTGGCGCAGGCTTGGGATCAACCCTTGCTAACGCAGATACACTCGAAGTGATTAGCTCAGGCGGTTTTTATTCATCTATGGAAAAACTCATTCCAATATTTGAAAAGCAAACTGGTCACACGGTTCACCTTTCGTCTGGTTCATCAATGGGCGCATCGCCAACTGCGATTCCAAATCGACTCGATCGTGGGGAACATTTTGATGTGGTGGTGTTGGCTGCTCCTGAACTGAACAAGCTTGCAGAAAAAGGTTATGTCGACTCAAATTCACAAAGTGCTTTAGTCAATTCAAGCATTGGCATGGCTGTACCTAAAGGTGCGCCAAAACCAGATATTAGCTCTGCGGCAAAATTCGAAAAAGTTTTATTAAATGCTAAGCACATCGGCTATTCAGCAAGTGCAAGCGGTACGCATCTTGAAAAAGATGTTTTTCCAAGCTTCCCACCTGTCGAGTACAAAGTGATTTCTGGTAAAGCAGAAAAAGTGGTAGGTGACCGCGTTGCAAAACGTATTGTTGAAGGCCAGTTCGATATTGGTTTCCAGCAAGTGAGTGAAATCAAACCTTTTACTGGCCAAAATGGTCAAGTTGATTTAGTCGGTCCAATTCCTGCACCTTATCAGAAAGTCACCGTATTTGCGGCTGGCATTGGTAAAAACTCTGAACATGAAAAAGTTGCAAAAGAGTTAATCAAGTTTGTGAAATCACCACAAGCAACACAAATTATTGAAGAACAGGGTCTGGAGCAGGTTAAACAATAAAAGCTCTAAAAGGCAACGTCTTGAGGTAATGTTGCCTTTACTCTGTTGGTGGTTTACTCAGCCTAATAGAACAAAATGTATAGCGATAAACCAGTGTAGAATAATCAATAAAGGTTAATGTAGTATTTGCCGTGGAACTCAAACAATTAAAGTATTTTATTGCAGTGATCGAGTCAGGAAGCTTGGGTAAAGCTGCAAAAAATCTCGATATTGGAACGTCGGCATTAAGTCAGCAAATCTCAAAATTAGAAAGCGAACTCTCCATTCGCCTTTTACAACGCACTGCCTTGGGTACAGTTCCCACCCCTGCGGGTTTAGCTTTTTTTCAACAGGTTCAACTTGCACTTAGACACCTAGACCATGCCGTAGATTCTGCTCATTCGTCACGTTTAAGTGGACATGTTACCGTGGGGTTTTCGCCAAGCGTTGCAGCGGTTATTGGTACGCATTTTTTAAAACTCATGAGAAATCGTTATCCCGATATTAAAGTCCGTTTAATTGAAGGATTATCGGGTGACCTCAAGGCATTAGTTAATGCAAGGCAGCTCGATGTCGCTATCATCTTTAGCGACGATGTCGACCCACAGTGGGCGATACAGCCTTTAGTCAAAGAACAAATGTTTTTAATCTCGCCTAAAGAAGTGCTGAGTCAGTACCACCTTGAAAGCTGTATAGACACTCAAACCATTACCCATTCACAGCTAAAAGAACTTCCGCTAATTTTACCGAGCCAACGGCATGGACTGCGCTTGTTGCTCGAACAGAAAATTCATCAGCTTAAAGTGGCCTATGAAATTGATGGGCTGCATTTGTTAATGGAAAGTATTAGCCAACTCGAAATGGCAACCATCCAACCTGCTGGTGCATCGTTAAACTCGCGGCAAGACCTATGCTTACTGCGCGTTGTAGAACCTGCCATTGAGCGTATTAACTATTTAATTAGTCTGTCTGAAGAAGAACTTTCGCCTGCTACTTTAGCCACCAAAGTAGTGATTCGTGCTTGTGTGACTAACCTGATTAATGAAAAGCGCTGGCCCGGTGCGGAGCTGATAAACACTTAAGCCATTAGTGTTTATTTTTACTAAACACCCATTCAAGTTTAGCCTCTCACTTCATCCTCCCTTTTAAAGCTACATTAGCCCTAGCTGAGAAAGGGAGAAATCCATGCATGATGTGATTGTAATTGGTGGTGGGAATGCCGCACTGTGTGCCGCACTCACGGCAAAAGAAAGTGGCGCGTCTGTGCTTGTCATAGAAGCAGCACCTAAAGAATGGCGTGGTGGTAACTCACAACACACTCGTAACCTTCGCTGCATGCATGATGCTCCTCAAGATGTATTAGTCGATGCTTACCCCGAAGAAGAATATTGGCAAGACCTACTTAAAGTCACTGCTGGAAAAACCAATGAGCACTTAGCTCGTCTGGTCATTCGTAGCACGGCAACATGTCGCGACTGGATGCGTAAACATGGTGTGAATTTTCAGCCGCCACTATCGGGTGCTTTGCATGTTGCACGTACCAATGCCTTTTTTATGGGTGGCGGTAAAGCCCTCATTAATGCGTATTACCGTAGTGCCCAAGAGCTTGGCATTGAGATTTTATACAACACAAAAATTAAAGATCTAAAGTTAAACCAAGGACATTTTGAAGCTGCAATTGCGGAAGATGGCCGTGTATTTAAAGCGAAAAGCTGTGTATTGGCCGCAGGTGGTTTTGAGTCAAATCTGGAATGGTTAAGAGAAGCATGGGGACAAAATGAAAACGGCGAATGGCCTGCCGATAATTTCATTATTCGCGGAACCCGCTTTAATCAAGGTAACTTGCTCAAATTTATGATAGATCAAGGCGCCGATATTATTGGTGACCCATCACAATCTCATTGTGTCGCCGTAGATGCACGTGCACCGCTATATGACGGCGGCATCTGCACTCGTATTGACTGCGTTTCATTAGGAATTGTGGTCAATAACAAAGCTGAACGTTTTTACGATGAAGGCGAAGACTTCTGGCCAAAACGTTATGCGATTTGGGGACGTCTTGTTGCCAAACAGCCTCAGCAAATCGCCTATTCGATTATCGACTCAAAAGCGATTGGTCGCTTTATGCCACCTGTGTTTGAGGGTGTGAAAGCAAATAGCATTCAAGAACTGGCCGAAAAAATCGGGCTAGATGCAAAAACCTTCTGTCACACGGTAGAAGAATTTAATCAAGCCTGTGTGCAAGGCACCTTTAACCACACAGTTTTAGATGACTGCACCACCCAAAATATTGTTCCCAACAAGACCCATTGGGCCGTTCCTCTTGATCGCCCACCGTTCTATGCCTATGCGCTTAAACCCGGCATTACTTTTACCTATTTAGGCTTAAAGGTCGAAGACGATGCTGCGGTACGTTTTAACAATAAAGCCAGCCGCAACCTGTTTGTGGCAGGTGAAATGATGGCAGGTAACGTACTCGGTCAGGGCTATACCGCAGGGGTCGGCATGTCGATTGGCACGACCTTTGGACGCATTGCCGGAAAAAATGCAGCCCACTATGCACTTTCACAAGGAGTTGAACATGAATGCTAGTACCAAAGCCCTAATTCCAGTTGTTCAGCTCTCTGACCATGAGCAGGAAGTTCAAAGAGCCCTACAGATTTGTAATGCTTGTCGCTACTGTGAGTCTTTTTGTGCTGTATTTGCGGCGATGACTAAGCGTCTTGAGTTTAATCAAGCCGATATTCATTACCTCGCAAATCTGTGCCATAACTGTGGTGCTTGTCTACACGCTTGCCAATATGCCCCGCCGCACGAGTTTGGTGTAAACATTCCAAAAGCGATGGCGCAAGTACGTTTGGAAACTTACCAAGAGTTTGCAACCCCTCAGCCTTTAGGCCGACTTTATAAGTCTGTTGGGATTCCTTTTGTTTCGGCGTTATCAGTTATTTTCTTTTTATGCATGTTAGCTGTGGTGTGGTACAAAGGCACCGACCTATTTGCAGGCTACCAAGGTAATTTCTATGCAATTTTCCCGCATAACTTTTTAGCGCTATTGTTTGGAGCGACCTTTACAGTTGCGATTGTTCTGCTCGGTATTGGGATTAGTAAATTTTGGCGACAGACGTCTAAAGTTATTCATGGCAAAGTTGAGAAACCAGACCTAGTTCAAGCTACCCAAAATGTATTAACGCTTAAATATTTAGATGGTGGGCATGGCAAAGGCTGTAATGAACAAGATGACCGTTACACACAAATCCGCCGTGTGTTCCATCACCTCACCTTTTATGGCTTTATGCTTTGCTTTGCAGCCACAGGCGTAGCGACTTTATATCACTATTTCCTTAACCTGCATGCGCCGTACCCTATCTTTAGCTTGCCTGTTATTTTGGGTACTTTGGGTGGGCTTGGCTTAGTGATTGGACCATCTGGCTTGCTCTATTTAAATCTTAAACGCCATCCACTACATGGTGACCGTGAGCAAAAACCTGTAGATCGAGGCTTTATTTTTCTTTTAATTTTAGTCAGTGCTTCAGGCTTAGCTCTTATGGCATTTCGCAATACACCTTACATGGCACTTTTACTGATTTTCCATTTAGCTACGGTCATGACGTTTTTTATTACCATGCCATTTGGAAAGTTCGCACATGGTTTTTACCGCAGCGCTTCTTTACTCAAATTTGCCATCGAAGAACGTATTTCTAAAAAGTCATAATTTCACTCAAAAGTATTCACTGTCTTGGCATAGTGAATACTTTTATTATTTTTAAGCTTAAAACATTCATGCCTTGCCTACTTTTTACTATTTAAAATTCCCAAACCATACATAGGCCACTTGGTACTCGCTTTAATATTATTAATCAGCATCGCCACCAAAACTAAAGACACTGCGCCCACCAAAACAGGAAAAACCAGAAAACTCCATTCGTAGTGAATGCTGCTCGCGGTGAGCAAAATAACTAAAGGATTGGCACCTGCTGGTGGATGAACACACTTAAAAATCTGCATGAGCGCAATTGCGCAGCCCACTGATAAAGCAATTGTAAAAATGGAAACACCGACAAATTTTAGAAAAAACAAACCCACAAAAGCCGAGATAAGATGCCCAAATATAATATTTCTGGGCTGTGCCAAAGGTGACTGCGACACGGTATAGAGCAATACACAGGTTGCACCAAACGGCGCCATGATAAAGATATTGTGTGTGAGCTTACTCAACCACAGAAGTATAAAAATACTGACCGCCCCCCCAATAAGGCTTCTTAAAATATCAGCTTTTGTGGGCGATGGAGCCAGTTTTTCTTTGCCATAAAAGATCGAGAACATGGGTTGTATTCCTCAAACAAAAAGTTGCTTTTTAAAAAGCATATAGATAAAATTAAAAATAGTACAGATCTGTACTATTTTATTTTTTGGAAAAGTTTTATGTCAAAATCTGCCTTAAAAATATTAGATACAGCCGAGAAGTTATTTAATGAAAATAGTTTTGTGGGGGTTGGTGTCGACCTGATTCGCGATGAATCGGGCTGTTCCAAAACCACCATGTACACGTACTATAAAAATAAAAATCAACTGGTTCAGTCTGTGCTGATCGCTCGTGATGAACGATTCAAGCAAAGTCTTTTAGGCTATGTTGGAGATGCAACGGGGTTAGAGGCCATCAATAAAATTCTGGACTGGCACACCCATTGGTTTAGACAAGATTTTTTTAAAGGCTGTTTATTTGTAAGAGCAGTCGCTGAATCTAATCAAGATGACCAAGACATTATTTCTATTTCTAAAGCCCATAAACAATGGATTAAAGTACTGATTGCACAGAACTGCAATATACCCAATGGTGAAGCTTTATCTGAGCTGATCTATACGGTCATTGAAGGCCTCATTAGCCGCTTTTTAGTCGATGGGTTCGATGAAACACTTGCGATAAACATGAAAAATTCGATTAATCAATTATTTAATATTCATCCACAAAACATGAGAACTTAAAATGGAAGTAGACCATATTTTTATTTGTGTAAAACCAGAAGCTCCTGAAGCTGAAACTTTAAAAAAATTTGGTCTAACAGAAGGTTCATCCAATAAGCATCCGGGTCAAGGCACAGAAAACAGACGTTTTTTCTTTAAAAATAGCTTTATCGAATTAATCTTTTTAAATAACCCAGAAGAAGCCTCAAGTAATCTAACCAAACCCACTCTACTCTTTGAACGACTCAGTGCTAAAGACAATATCGTATCCCCTTTTGGTATTTGTTTTAGGCCTAAAAATAAAGATGATAACAGCGCAAAATTTCCTAATTGGGTCTACAAGCCAAGCTATTTACCAGCCAGCTTAGAAGTAAATGTTGCCAAAGATTCTGTTGTATCTGAGCCAATGTGGTTCTTCCTTTCATTTGCTTCACGACCAGACCTTGCTGCAAAAGAAAAACAACAACCTCTTGTGCATAGCAAAGATTTATCAAAAATCACTGCGATCAAGGTTTCTATTCCAAATCTAGAGCAGCATCCGACTTCGTTACTGTTCAATTCGCTTGATAGTTTTGAAGTGACTGATGGATCGGAGCATTTAATGGAAATCAGTTTTGATCATGAGCCTCTAGGAATGATTCATGATTTCAGACCAGAGTTGCCACTTATTTTTAAATATTAAGACTCTCATTTTCTAATAAAAAACTGTGATTTATTTCAAATCACAGTTTATATTTAAATTGAATAACATTAAAAACGGCAATGCCCTAAGCAATTTTCCCATCAATAATGCCCTTTTCCTTTAACGTGGCGAGCTCTTCTGCTGTTTTAAATCTCGATAAGATTTGAGCGGTATGTTCACCCAACTCTGGCGGCGCATGATGATATTCAACTGGAGTATCAGACAACTTGATGGGTGAGCCAATGGTTTGGAAGTTTTCATTTAAACGATGAGGAATATTCACCACCAAATTGCGATGTACAATTTGTGGTTCAGCCAAAGCATCTTCAATAGAGTTGATAACACCTACGGGTACTTTAAGTGCATGAATCATCTCAACCCATTCTTTGGCAGTTTTCTGTAAAAAGTGCTCCGACAATAAAGGAATCAGCTCATTTCGATATTTGACGCGGTCTTGATTGCGTACAAACTTTTCATTTTCGAGTAACTCTGCATAACCAATCGCAATACACAAATCTTTAAACTGTTTATCATTACCACAAGCAATAATAAATTCTTTATCTTTAGCCTTAAAAGTTTGATACGGCACAATGCTTGGGTGTTGATTACCCATGCGCTGCGGGGCTTTACCTGAAGCTAAATAGTTCATTCCCTGATTTGCCAGTGCCGCGACCTGTACATCAAGCAAAGACATATCAATATATTGACCACGCCCCGTGTGCGAGCGTGCAATCAAGGCAGCTTGAATCGCGATGGTGGAATACAATCCAGTTTGAATGTCTACAACAGCCACACCAACTTTTTGCGCACCACCGCCTGCCACATCATCAGGCTCGCCAGTAATGCTCATTAAGCCAGACATACCCTGAATAATAAAATCATAACCAGGTTCGTCTGCACGTGGGCCATCTTGCCCAAAACCAGTAATCGAGCAATAAACAATATTTGGGTTTAACGCACTTAAGGACGCATAGTCCAAACCATATTTAGCCAAAGACCCTGTCTTATAATTTTCAATCACCACGTCGGCAGTCTTGGCAATTTCATAAATTAGGGCCTGACCTTCAGGTGTGGTAATGTCCACCGCAACTGAATATTTATTCCGATTCGTACACTGAAAATAGCCCGATTCACGGGTCATGTTTCCGTCTTGATCGGGCATCCATGGTGGCCCCCACATACGTGTGTCATCACCTACTCGAGGACGTTCAATTTTAATCACTTCCGCGCCAAGGTCTGCCAATATTTGTCCACACCACGGCCCTGCAAGCACACGACTTAAATCTAAAACCCGAATTCCTTGTAATGCACCCATAACGATACCCTTATCTTTTTAGAAGGCACTCAACGCACCTTCTTGTCATTGTTTATGATTGTCTTTGCGGATCATACTGACGATCTTTAATAAATAAGCCTGGCAATACACCCGCAACAAAATACGCAGCACCCATCACAATAAAGGCCATGGTAAACGTACCACCCGAAGCCAAGAAACCAATGGTTGCTGGTGCAATCGCTGCCCCCACACGACCAATGTTATAAGCACCGCCAATGGCTGTTCCGCGCACATCGGTTGAAAAACTTTCAGCCATATAGGTCGCGTTCACACCGTATGGAATGCCATATAAAAAGCCAAAAGTGATTAATAAATACAAAATGTTGTCAGGGGTATTGAAGAAAATAATGATTGGTAAGAACACGGCGCTGGCTATTGTGCCAAACACGAAAACAGCACGGCGGTTAAATTTGTCTGCAAGATAACCCGCTAAAATTTTGCCTAGAATCATTGCAGTATATGAACCCACCATATAACTGGTTAAGTTTTTAAAGTTCATATGCACTTCTGTTTCTAAATAACTTGGCATCCAGTTGTTAATACCGTAATAACCAAACTGTAAGAAGAATGCTGTCGTCATCCACAACAAAAACATTTTACGGTGCTTAAAGTTATTAAAAATTTGCTTATAAATACTGCCACTTTTAGGCTTTTCAGCCACTGCTATTTCTTTAGGTTGTCTGTTGCCTTGCAAGCTTTCAATTTTAGTGAGCTGCCAAGATTTTGGCTCTGGCACAAATCGTTGTAGGAAAATATTAACAAAAGCAGGCACGACGGTTAGGAAGAACAAAATACGCCAACCATGATCTGGAATAATCGCCCCTGCTAAGAGGGTTGCCGCAATATAACCTACGGTTTGACCCGTCTGTAACGTGCCCAAGACTGTTGTACGGTAAGTGGTCGGCACATATTCAGCCATTAAGGTATTACAGGCCATATAGAGTGCTCCAATACCCAAAGCACCAATAAAACGTAAAGCCATAAATTGCTCGAAGCTTTGCGTAAAGCCCAATAAACAGGTCGCTACCGAAAAGAAGGTTACTGAGTTAGCAATGGTTCGTACGCGACCAAACTTGTCACATGCCCAGCCACCCAAAATACCGCCAATACCCATACCAGCTAAAGAAGCACTACCTAAAGCACCCGCTTGAAAGGTACTTAGGCCAAACTCTGCCTTTAAACTAGTGAGGCTATACGACAGCAGCATAATATCAACACCATCGACCACCATCGCAAAATAGGCAAATAGCAATGCCCATTTCCATGTATGTGGTCCAATCTTTTCATATGTTCCAAGGTTACTTGGAAATGTAGATCTTAACTCTTTCGATATTACTTGAACGTCATTGTTCATCTTTAGTTCCTCATTTTCCCAAATGA
This region of Acinetobacter sp. XS-4 genomic DNA includes:
- a CDS encoding MFS transporter; translation: MNNDVQVISKELRSTFPSNLGTYEKIGPHTWKWALLFAYFAMVVDGVDIMLLSYSLTSLKAEFGLSTFQAGALGSASLAGMGIGGILGGWACDKFGRVRTIANSVTFFSVATCLLGFTQSFEQFMALRFIGALGIGALYMACNTLMAEYVPTTYRTTVLGTLQTGQTVGYIAATLLAGAIIPDHGWRILFFLTVVPAFVNIFLQRFVPEPKSWQLTKIESLQGNRQPKEIAVAEKPKSGSIYKQIFNNFKHRKMFLLWMTTAFFLQFGYYGINNWMPSYLETEVHMNFKNLTSYMVGSYTAMILGKILAGYLADKFNRRAVFVFGTIASAVFLPIIIFFNTPDNILYLLITFGFLYGIPYGVNATYMAESFSTDVRGTAIGGAYNIGRVGAAIAPATIGFLASGGTFTMAFIVMGAAYFVAGVLPGLFIKDRQYDPQRQS